One part of the Elephas maximus indicus isolate mEleMax1 chromosome Y unlocalized genomic scaffold, mEleMax1 primary haplotype SUPER_Y_unloc_1, whole genome shotgun sequence genome encodes these proteins:
- the LOC126069889 gene encoding PC-esterase domain-containing protein 1B-like: MVHLRASEVRQLLHKFVVVMGDSVQRAVYKDLVLLLQKDCLLSSSQLKAKGEMSFEQDRLLHGGWWGRRHNGTHYREVREFCSTHHLVRVYFLTRAYSPYVEKVLLELLRGEHGPDVVIINSCLWDLSRYGQDSMWSYRRNLETLFWRLRQVLPESCLVVWNTAMPVAETVSGGFLPPEGMPPTACLRDDVVEANFYSAAEASRLGFDVLDLHFHFRHSWQRRQPDGVHWNQNAPRRQNTGRVLLISLKRKSWNGPGFVY, translated from the coding sequence ATGGTCCACCTGAGGGCGTCCGAAGTCCGGCAGCTGCTGCACAAGTTCGTGGTCGTCATGGGGGACTCGGTGCAGAGGGCCGTGTACAAGGACCTGGTGCTCCTGCTGCAGAAGGACTGCCTGCTCTCAAGCAGTCAGCTGAAGGCCAAGGGCGAGATGAGCTTCGAGCAGGACAGGCTGCTGCACGGCGGCTGGTGGGGCCGTAGGCACAACGGGACCCACTACCGCGAAGTCCgcgagttctgctccacacaccACCTTGTGCGCGTCTACTTCCTCACACGCGCCTACTCCCCGTACGTGGAGAAAGTCCTGCTGGAGCTGCTGAGGGGCGAGCACGGCCCAGACGTGGTCATCATTAACTCCTGCCTCTGGGACCTGTCCAGGTATGGCCAGGATTCCATGTGGAGCTACAGGAGGAACCTGGAGACCCTGTTCTGGCGCCTTCGCCAGGTGCTGCCCGAGTCCTGCCTCGTGGTGTGGAACACTGCCATGCCCGTGGCTGAGACGGTCTCAGGGGGTTTCTTACCACCTGAGGGCATGCCCCCGACCGCGTGCCTGCGGGATGATGTGGTGGAGGCCAACTTCTACAGCGCTGCTGAGGCCAGCAGGCTCGGCTTCGACGTGCTGGACTTGCATTTCCACTTCCGGCACTCCTGGCAGCGTCGGCAGCCAGACGGCGTGCACTGGAACCAAAATGCTCCCCGAAGGCAAAACACGGGGAGGGTGCTGCTTATCTCCTTAAAGAGGAAGAGCTGGAATGGGCCAGGCTTTGTGTACTGA